One Littorina saxatilis isolate snail1 linkage group LG1, US_GU_Lsax_2.0, whole genome shotgun sequence genomic window carries:
- the LOC138982975 gene encoding FMRFamide receptor-like: MGQNLLYDFMGNITSDGQDASDVFLNSSDVNVTTPSSRGALPWIVHTTKDFRLATAGIAVFGLIGNTLAIFVLCHRRMWCSTAYLLVILALYDDVILILHIYKVFDNSPLTPGVKIFQTIAFAPIKWTATTGTIYMTLMVTIERFVAVTSPLRSRIIFSLRAARWISLFVFIGSVIYNLPHWFAYVYTTEVNRSRGPPLSEFGRSRAYSTVYKQYCQLALMYVLPWVTMVVLNILLLRTVRSKRAFREASGRSGSTKDLGARLTLPVIAVTFVFFFAYPFLAIEDSLCYEFQCDYKLFIIFTLISEIAKVLNSTANFLFYCFLGRRFRRTFFYMAVSWRSRLSRVVTSKSGDFRYSGDGNSLFKLENRTTNNHSSNGNSEA, encoded by the exons atggGGCAGAATTTGCTCTATGACTTCATGGGGAACATAACGTCAGACGGTCAGGACGCCAGTGACGTGTTTCTCAACAGTTCGGATGTTAACGTCACAACTCCGAGCAGCAGAGGTGCTCTCCCCTGGATAGTGCACACGACCAAAGACTTCCGTCTGGCCACGGCGGGGATTGCAGTCTTTGGGCTGATTG gCAACACGCTGGCCATCTTCGTGCTGTGTCATCGACGCATGTGGTGCTCCACCGCCTATCTCCTCGTCATTCTCGCGCTGTACGATGACGTCATCCTCATCCTTCACATCTACAAGGTCTTCGACAACTCACCCTTGACCCCCGGGGTCAAAATATTTCAGACTATCGCCTTTGCCCCCATTAAATGGACTGCCACCACGGGCACTATCTATATGACACTGATGGTGACGATCGAACGGTTTGTGGCCGTGACGTCACCGCTGAGGTCCCGGATTATATTCTCCTTGCGCGCAGCACGGTGGATATCTCTCTTTGTCTTCATCGGCTCTGTGATTTACAACCTGCCGCACTGGTTCGCCTATGTTTACACGACAGAG GTGAACAGGAGCCGAGGCCCCCCGCTGAGCGAGTTCGGGAGGTCACGTGCGTACAGCACGGTGTACAAGCAGTACTGTCAGCTGGCCCTGATGTACGTTTTGCCATGGGTTACCATGGTGGTGCTCAACATCCTCCTGCTGCGGACAGTGCGCAGCAAACGAGCCTTCAGAGAAGCCTCGGGCAGATCG GGTTCGACCAAGGACCTGGGCGCTCGACTGACGCTACCCGTCATTGCTGTCaccttcgtcttcttcttcgccTACCCCTTCCTCGCCATCGAGGACTCTCTGTGCTACGAGTTTCAGTGTGACTACAAGCTCTTCATCATCTTCACCCTCATCAGCGAGATCGCCAAGGTCTTGAATTCTACCGCCAACTTCCTTTTCTACTGTTTTCTCGGCCGTCGTTTCCGCCGGACCTTCTTCTACATGGCCGTGTCGTGGCGCTCGCGTCTGTCACGTGTCGTGACGTCAAAGTCAGGTGACTTCCGGTACTCTGGGGACGGCAACTCTCTGTTCAAGCTGGAGAACCGGACAACTAACAACCACTCGTCTAACGGGAATAGTGAGGCATAG